The genome window CCGGATGCGCCTGACCATCCTCTGGCGCAACAGCATCAGGAAATTCTGGACTCCTGGAATTCCCGCCTGAGACCAATGCTTGAAAGCCACAGTCCCGGATCGGTCGTGAGCGCCGAAATGATTTCGGCAACGAACAACTACGTTCGGGAAGTCGACCTGCTCGTCACAATGCTCGAAGAGCGGACGGAAGCCCGAATCGACCTGTTACACCTGATTCAGATTATCAGCCTGGCTTTCTCCATCCTGATTGTTCTTGCGCTGTTCATTGATCTGAAAAAACGGGTGGTGCAACCACTGAGAAAACTCGTTGATATTGCCGGCGCTGTCCAGCAGCAGGACTTTTCACACAAGGCCCACCTGAGAGGCTCTGATGAGCTTGCCCAGCTTGGTGATGCGTTTGACCAGATGACAAGCGAGCTGGCCCTCACTTACTACGATCTGGAAGATCGCGTCCGCATCAAAACCGAGGAGCTGGAAAAAAGCCACGCGGCACTGCAACTCCTTCATTCCTATAGTCGTAGCCTGTTCGCCAATCACGACCTGTGTGACGGCGCCGTGCCGATGCTGCAGCAACTGGAGCAACTGCTGGGTATTGGCCCGATCCAGATCTACCTGCACGACAAGGATTCGTCCCGGCCGGTTCAGACCGCCACCACCGCCACCCGTGAACGCCCCTTCTACTGCAGGGACCATCATTGTAACGCCTGCCTGGTGCAGCCCGAGCAGTACGACGATCTCCCGGTGGAAGACAACGACGGTCGTCGCCTGTTATTGCCCATTCGCACGCCTGGCCATCTGCTGGGTACGCTGGAGGTCTGGTACCCCGCCGATATGGACCTGTCCCAGACCGCCCGCCGGCTGCTGGAGACGCTGAGCGACCAACTGGCGACCGCTATCTTCCTTGAACGACAGATTACCGAAGAGCAACAGCAGACCCTCGCGGAAGAGCGCACGGTTATTGCCCGGGAGCTGCACGATTCACTGGCCCAGTCGCTGTCATACCTCAAAATGCAGGTTGCACGCCTGCGCAGACTCAATATTGTCGGCGACCAACAGGCCAGCCACGAGGCGATACTGAATGAACTCAGCACGGGACTGAACAGCGCCTACCGGCAGCTGCGCGAGTTGCTGACAACCTTCCGGCTGAAACTGGACACGCCGGACCTGTCTTCCGCGCTCAAGCAAACGGTTGAGGAGTTTTCCGAAAGACTCGGCAAGCCCGTGCGACTGGTCTACAACCTGCCGCCAAAAACGCTGTCACCCAACGAGGAAATCCATACCCTGCAGATCGTTCGGGAAGGACTTGCCAACGCTGTGAAGCATGCCGACGCCAGCGAGGTCGTAGTCGATATAGTCTTCGAGTCGCCGAAAGTGAAAGCCCGGATACGCGACAACGGCAAGGGTTTACCCGCGGGCGATGGGCCAGTCAATCATTATGGCCTTGTCATCATGCAGGACCGAGCCAGAACACTGGGTGGGCAGGTGCAGATCCAAAATCGGGATGAAGGCGGTGTGGAAGTATCGTTGTCTTTCATCCCCAAAAGCCGAAATCTCATTCCGACAGAAGCCTCAAGCGCCTGATCCGGATAACCTAAACGGGCTGCCAATGGGCACGCCGAAAAGCAGAGAAGGAAAACAGAGCAATCATGTCAGAGACACCCGCGAGCATTCTGCTGATCGATGATCACCCGCTTCTGCGCCAGGGCATCAAACAGTTGATCGAAATGGAAGACGATATGGAGGTGGTGGGCGAGGCCAGTAACGCCTCAGACGGCATTCGCCTGGCCACCGAAATTGAACCGGATTTGATTCTTATGGATCTGAACATGCCGGAGGTCAGCGGCATCGAAGCCCTGGAAAAGCTTCGGCAACAGAACATCAGCTCCCGGATCATCATGTTCACGGTTTCCGATTACGAGGACGACGTGGTCGCGGCGCTGCGCGCTGGCGCTGACGGCTACCTGCTCAAGGACATGGAGCCCGAGGATATGATCGGGCAACTGCGCCAGGCGGCGGTCGGCAAGATGGTTATCAGCGACCGTCTGACCACCCTCCTGGCACAGGCTCTGCGCTCTAACAAACCTCAGCAGGCGTCACGCCCGAACTTTGACAGCCTGACACCCCGGGAGAAGGACATCCTGCGCCTGATTGCCGAGGGGCTCTCCAACAAGATGATTGGTCGAAAACTGGACATCAGCGACGGTACCGTGAAGGTGCACGTGAAACACCTGCTGAAAAAACTGAACTTGCGCTCCCGGGTGGAAGTGGCGGTATGGGCCGTGGAGGAAGGGCTTCACAAGGGCTGAGTTATATCAATTCGCTCAGCCCGGGTTTGCTTTACTCTGAGCAGGTTTCATACCACCCGGAGTGAAGCATGGCCCTGTCCCTACCCACTGTCACCCTGAACAACTCGCTGCTCAGACAGACCACCGACATGGCTCGGGATTATCTGCCCTCGGCAAGCCCGGTGCTCGCAGCCCTTGATCGCAGAATGCCTGTCCCCCTGAAACAA of Marinobacter sediminum contains these proteins:
- a CDS encoding histidine kinase, translating into MTPRTSLVNRLAIVVGAIVLTALVSMATTLAVSKSIEGNATAINQAGALRMGAFQLLSQVAGPQEYEGATESFDTLTQAYTANVVSIGITKAIPDAPDHPLAQQHQEILDSWNSRLRPMLESHSPGSVVSAEMISATNNYVREVDLLVTMLEERTEARIDLLHLIQIISLAFSILIVLALFIDLKKRVVQPLRKLVDIAGAVQQQDFSHKAHLRGSDELAQLGDAFDQMTSELALTYYDLEDRVRIKTEELEKSHAALQLLHSYSRSLFANHDLCDGAVPMLQQLEQLLGIGPIQIYLHDKDSSRPVQTATTATRERPFYCRDHHCNACLVQPEQYDDLPVEDNDGRRLLLPIRTPGHLLGTLEVWYPADMDLSQTARRLLETLSDQLATAIFLERQITEEQQQTLAEERTVIARELHDSLAQSLSYLKMQVARLRRLNIVGDQQASHEAILNELSTGLNSAYRQLRELLTTFRLKLDTPDLSSALKQTVEEFSERLGKPVRLVYNLPPKTLSPNEEIHTLQIVREGLANAVKHADASEVVVDIVFESPKVKARIRDNGKGLPAGDGPVNHYGLVIMQDRARTLGGQVQIQNRDEGGVEVSLSFIPKSRNLIPTEASSA
- the narL gene encoding two-component system response regulator NarL, which produces MSETPASILLIDDHPLLRQGIKQLIEMEDDMEVVGEASNASDGIRLATEIEPDLILMDLNMPEVSGIEALEKLRQQNISSRIIMFTVSDYEDDVVAALRAGADGYLLKDMEPEDMIGQLRQAAVGKMVISDRLTTLLAQALRSNKPQQASRPNFDSLTPREKDILRLIAEGLSNKMIGRKLDISDGTVKVHVKHLLKKLNLRSRVEVAVWAVEEGLHKG